The proteins below come from a single Coleofasciculus chthonoplastes PCC 7420 genomic window:
- a CDS encoding protein rep, with translation MSVDGLDELKRQSIKVSGFYAMSERDDFRSYAERILNCAEHLDFAMQNIQGDLVGFINNVHWCRCPRCPLCQWAKVGKWRAKFFQGLRRLYLENEVNVIFVTLTSRNCCIKGLRDELELMASAFNRLLSSLRRSGVVVGYIKALEVTWSLSQFGDTHPHYHVMFFLSGGRFPRWLLDDMEWSRMWARSLQVDYQPVCKAKFCRSGDLKSILELVKYCVKPSDLSSDPDWLYDLTDQLYKKRSLTVGGIVSQYVKQSMLDRIDCVGRSGDEQNQDGLPASLDWDYIGDRYILNLGVAV, from the coding sequence GTGTCAGTGGACGGATTAGACGAGCTGAAACGACAGAGTATTAAGGTTTCTGGCTTTTATGCGATGAGTGAGCGAGATGATTTTCGTAGCTATGCTGAAAGAATTTTGAACTGTGCGGAACATTTAGATTTTGCCATGCAAAATATCCAGGGGGATTTGGTAGGGTTTATAAATAATGTCCATTGGTGTCGTTGTCCTCGTTGTCCGCTTTGTCAGTGGGCTAAGGTTGGTAAATGGCGTGCTAAATTCTTTCAGGGGTTGCGGCGATTGTATTTAGAAAATGAAGTAAATGTAATCTTTGTTACCTTAACCTCTCGGAATTGTTGTATTAAAGGTCTTAGAGATGAATTAGAGTTAATGGCTTCTGCTTTTAATCGGCTGTTATCTTCTCTGCGTCGGTCTGGAGTAGTTGTAGGATATATTAAAGCTTTGGAGGTAACTTGGTCACTTTCTCAGTTTGGTGATACTCATCCGCATTATCATGTAATGTTTTTTCTGTCTGGTGGTAGGTTTCCCAGATGGCTTTTAGACGACATGGAATGGTCTAGAATGTGGGCGCGTTCGTTGCAGGTTGATTATCAGCCAGTCTGTAAAGCTAAATTTTGCCGTAGCGGTGATTTAAAGTCAATTTTGGAGCTAGTAAAATATTGTGTGAAGCCGTCAGACTTAAGTTCTGATCCTGATTGGCTTTATGATTTGACAGACCAACTTTATAAAAAGCGATCGCTTACAGTTGGTGGCATTGTGTCTCAGTACGTTAAGCAATCAATGTTAGACCGCATTGACTGTGTTGGTCGTTCTGGCGATGAACAAAATCAAGATGGTTTACCTGCTTCGCTAGACTGGGACTATATAGGTGATAGATATATTTTAAACTTGGGGGTTGCAGTATGA
- a CDS encoding filamentous hemagglutinin N-terminal domain-containing protein — protein MILFFLAQIQSVEPTVVNQSGQEFVIDAGVLSEDGKNIFHTFEQFGLTREQIVNFLANPLTENIFNRVIGNDPSFIDGLIKITGGNPDFYFLNSNGIIFGQHAQINVPAAFYASTATSLQFGNDGFPLYAGQEWFSTPFAIGQGIESSNGDPTFLIFGSGLSNPILNLGTIQAEKIDLSGSSVVSLGELQSEDIRFSVGFNSIPWKVATDRDYWSIVPRSAFSSVYPIVDLEVEEDFEDRDIFIFSNPLSRELFLQTLSFEPLNIFTLSFGLGDIVSNQDVRVFRVGNVGQDFSVDLNLVVQSELELPDDPVDDLPDDPVVDLPDSPVVDMPDDPVDDLPDDLVVDMPDDLVDDLPDDLVVDMPDDPVDDLPDDSVVDMPDDPVDDLPDDSVIEGVTEGVTFGFLRTTSDFLKTERINFILPSDVCYYPLLVQGYRRCLLKLNTQINSYPEITQEQFNSLINDLENK, from the coding sequence ATGATTTTGTTTTTCTTAGCTCAAATACAGTCAGTCGAGCCGACTGTAGTTAATCAATCGGGTCAAGAATTTGTGATTGATGCGGGGGTGTTATCTGAGGATGGTAAAAATATATTTCATACGTTTGAGCAGTTTGGCTTGACTCGGGAACAGATAGTTAATTTTTTAGCTAATCCTTTAACTGAGAATATTTTTAATCGGGTGATTGGGAATGATCCATCATTTATAGATGGATTGATAAAAATTACTGGAGGTAATCCAGATTTTTACTTTTTGAACTCTAACGGGATTATTTTTGGTCAACACGCACAAATCAATGTACCTGCTGCATTTTATGCTTCGACGGCTACATCATTACAATTTGGTAATGACGGGTTCCCGCTTTACGCGGGTCAGGAGTGGTTTTCTACACCTTTTGCCATTGGACAGGGTATAGAATCAAGTAATGGTGATCCAACATTTTTGATATTTGGTTCAGGTCTTTCTAATCCAATTTTAAATTTAGGAACGATTCAAGCCGAAAAGATAGATTTATCAGGAAGTTCCGTAGTTTCGTTGGGTGAGTTACAGTCAGAGGATATTCGGTTCTCTGTAGGATTTAATTCTATTCCTTGGAAAGTTGCCACAGATAGGGATTACTGGTCAATTGTGCCGCGTTCCGCGTTCAGTTCAGTGTATCCAATTGTGGATTTAGAAGTTGAGGAAGATTTTGAAGATAGGGATATTTTTATATTTTCTAATCCGCTATCTAGGGAATTATTTCTTCAAACTTTAAGTTTTGAGCCACTTAATATTTTTACTTTAAGTTTTGGCTTAGGTGATATCGTTTCAAATCAAGATGTCCGAGTTTTCCGTGTTGGAAATGTGGGGCAAGATTTCTCTGTTGATTTAAATTTGGTAGTACAGTCAGAGCTAGAATTACCCGATGATCCAGTGGATGATCTACCCGATGATCCGGTAGTTGATTTACCCGATAGTCCGGTGGTGGATATGCCCGATGACCCAGTGGATGATCTACCCGATGACTTAGTGGTGGATATGCCTGATGATCTGGTGGATGATCTACCCGATGACTTAGTGGTGGATATGCCCGATGATCCAGTGGATGATCTACCCGATGACTCAGTGGTGGATATGCCCGATGACCCAGTGGATGATCTACCCGATGACTCAGTTATTGAGGGAGTAACTGAGGGAGTAACTTTTGGATTTTTGCGTACTACCTCAGACTTTTTAAAAACTGAGCGGATAAATTTTATTCTACCTTCTGATGTTTGTTACTATCCGCTACTTGTTCAGGGCTATCGCCGTTGTTTATTAAAGTTGAATACTCAAATAAACTCTTATCCAGAGATAACACAAGAACAATTTAATAGCCTTATTAATGATTTGGAAAATAAATAA
- a CDS encoding Cas10/Cmr2 second palm domain-containing protein codes for MDKDNQCYTVITFAPVQGFIEKSRKLRDLYGSSFLLSYLACAICHAAKKHDCRVVSPALINVTQGTPNQIIIAGNFPENIAEAAFNQAWQTVVETCQKYIEQALNTFTYTWQREWNAWSNHAWEFFWTQSTDAELSQAKATDITPEDVTLMTHARRKLNQLKTQRNWIAINWQGESSTLSGTGAIAYPRMTDKTHPLNSSMAEQTQDINQFYHQLSQHLGESILDPSERLSIPELIKRLITLDAIANQFISEKDLPSIEIPQSFVDLNRFDNKLWAGYFQGDGDKIGDYLRHLKEKGADEADSLHTFSQAMMEWGRNLKYYLPPTQAERVKRRNLDADGRIIYAGGDDFLGVLYRIPEPNQPKLTAQDCLNWFYQFPQIWQQHKHKITVSVGLVWAAPSVPQRDVLQHCREAEKSAKNKGRDRLAIRILFNSGNYLEWVCPWWCLQQFLESYQDREGDTLAALQEKPKGNKTTPNWTHFYNDVTTLESRHAFQEQTQIALGLFELYFTPENRQCLETHLWDTSDADHQQKTGILGNQPHVQEKQNIKALNNWVINLAKVGFHLSSSVTENA; via the coding sequence ATGGATAAAGACAATCAATGTTACACTGTGATTACCTTTGCTCCCGTACAGGGTTTCATTGAGAAATCACGCAAACTGCGGGACTTATACGGCAGTTCTTTTCTCCTTTCTTATTTAGCTTGTGCAATTTGCCATGCCGCTAAAAAACATGACTGTCGGGTTGTCTCTCCAGCTTTAATTAATGTGACCCAAGGTACACCCAACCAAATTATTATTGCTGGAAATTTCCCCGAAAACATAGCTGAAGCGGCTTTTAATCAGGCTTGGCAAACAGTTGTCGAAACCTGTCAGAAATATATCGAGCAAGCCTTAAACACCTTTACTTATACCTGGCAACGGGAATGGAATGCTTGGTCAAATCATGCCTGGGAGTTTTTTTGGACGCAAAGCACTGATGCAGAATTGAGTCAAGCCAAAGCAACTGACATTACGCCAGAAGATGTCACCCTAATGACTCACGCTCGCCGTAAACTGAATCAACTTAAAACCCAACGAAATTGGATAGCGATTAACTGGCAAGGAGAAAGTTCAACCTTATCGGGAACGGGAGCGATCGCCTACCCTCGGATGACCGATAAAACCCATCCCCTTAACTCTAGCATGGCTGAACAAACTCAGGACATTAATCAGTTTTACCACCAACTCAGCCAGCACTTAGGAGAATCCATTCTCGATCCGTCTGAACGCTTGAGTATTCCAGAACTGATTAAACGGTTAATCACGTTAGATGCTATTGCCAATCAATTTATTTCTGAAAAAGACCTGCCGAGTATTGAAATCCCCCAAAGCTTTGTTGACTTAAACCGATTTGACAATAAATTATGGGCAGGATACTTTCAGGGGGATGGGGATAAGATTGGCGACTATTTGCGCCATTTAAAAGAAAAAGGGGCAGATGAAGCCGACTCTCTCCACACCTTTAGCCAAGCCATGATGGAATGGGGCAGAAATCTCAAATATTATTTACCCCCGACTCAAGCAGAGCGAGTCAAACGGCGGAATTTAGATGCTGATGGACGGATTATCTATGCCGGAGGGGATGATTTCCTCGGTGTTCTCTACCGAATTCCTGAGCCAAATCAACCGAAATTAACCGCTCAAGATTGCCTGAATTGGTTCTATCAATTCCCCCAAATCTGGCAACAACATAAACACAAGATTACCGTAAGTGTCGGCTTAGTTTGGGCAGCCCCTAGCGTCCCCCAACGAGATGTGCTACAACACTGTCGAGAAGCAGAAAAATCAGCCAAAAACAAGGGACGCGATCGCCTCGCTATTCGGATTCTATTTAATAGTGGCAATTACCTAGAATGGGTTTGTCCTTGGTGGTGTTTGCAACAGTTCCTAGAAAGCTATCAAGACAGAGAGGGAGACACGTTAGCCGCGCTGCAAGAAAAGCCCAAAGGGAATAAAACAACCCCCAACTGGACACATTTTTATAATGATGTTACCACCTTAGAATCTCGCCATGCTTTTCAGGAGCAAACTCAAATTGCCCTGGGGTTGTTTGAACTTTACTTTACCCCCGAAAATCGCCAATGTTTAGAAACCCATCTGTGGGATACATCGGATGCTGATCATCAACAGAAAACAGGAATTTTAGGCAATCAACCCCATGTCCAAGAAAAGCAAAACATTAAGGCTTTAAACAACTGGGTGATTAACTTGGCTAAAGTGGGTTTTCATTTGTCCTCCTCAGTCACCGAGAATGCTTAA
- a CDS encoding type III-B CRISPR module-associated Cmr3 family protein, whose amino-acid sequence MFSHLIIIQPLGFLYGSAGPFLSPDNLVGRSGNSFPPSAATVSGLYAAKYSQPGINKRGETTQQLNLPDLTLAGPFWAYTKDTQNFYVPTPFNYLAEMNPPQDEEKIRQGKIIEKLTWNSETQQWQPLKPGKFDTETWLPINQWEKAETVSKAPWQYLPHLHPRLETEQRRVDASSEQGSLFLENSIQMHPDTCLVYLTNTPIDDGWYRFGGEGHLVEVQCQPITNETLLGRLNQPVGNNFALITPAVWGSNRLSYRFPTIRQEQDWITAPEWENAQVFTERPRPFRYRLGGTGDTKRLARGRYAVPPGTVYVLEKGIPKPWFDWDKCWFPDEGYSYKRWGCGLALPLS is encoded by the coding sequence ATGTTTAGTCACCTGATTATTATCCAACCCCTTGGTTTTCTCTATGGTAGTGCGGGTCCCTTCCTTTCACCCGATAACCTAGTTGGGCGATCTGGAAATAGCTTTCCGCCTAGTGCAGCAACAGTATCGGGATTATATGCAGCTAAATACAGTCAACCGGGAATCAACAAAAGAGGGGAAACCACCCAACAATTAAACTTACCCGATTTAACCCTAGCCGGACCCTTTTGGGCGTATACTAAGGATACTCAAAACTTTTATGTTCCGACTCCCTTTAACTATTTAGCCGAGATGAATCCCCCACAAGATGAGGAAAAAATTCGTCAAGGGAAAATCATTGAAAAATTAACCTGGAACAGCGAAACCCAACAATGGCAACCCCTCAAACCGGGTAAATTTGATACGGAAACTTGGCTACCAATTAACCAATGGGAGAAAGCGGAAACCGTTTCTAAAGCGCCTTGGCAATATTTACCTCATTTACATCCACGTTTAGAAACCGAACAACGTCGAGTTGATGCTAGTTCAGAACAGGGAAGTTTGTTTTTGGAAAATTCAATTCAAATGCATCCCGATACCTGTTTAGTGTATTTGACCAATACTCCCATTGATGACGGTTGGTATCGGTTTGGCGGTGAAGGACATTTAGTTGAGGTACAGTGTCAACCGATTACCAATGAAACGCTTTTAGGACGATTAAATCAACCTGTGGGAAATAATTTTGCCCTAATCACGCCTGCGGTGTGGGGTTCTAATCGCTTGTCTTACCGATTTCCTACTATTAGGCAAGAACAGGACTGGATAACAGCACCAGAATGGGAAAATGCCCAAGTTTTCACCGAACGTCCTCGTCCTTTTCGCTATCGGTTAGGGGGAACAGGAGATACCAAACGCCTAGCTAGGGGACGTTATGCCGTTCCCCCTGGAACCGTTTATGTATTGGAAAAAGGTATTCCTAAACCTTGGTTTGACTGGGATAAATGCTGGTTTCCGGATGAAGGGTATTCCTATAAACGTTGGGGATGTGGATTAGCGTTACCCCTGTCATAG
- a CDS encoding RAMP superfamily CRISPR-associated protein → MYHKAYGIIETQAPLHVGASAGEETGNLNLIFRDQFTQTGMIPGSSIRGRFRADMRNHATNNGTRSQTESRYNDVALWYGHEAVTNPNQKDGGTTEALVKFEYASLVWFPVFSPGQPIVWVSCPSLLKRYQKIAEINAKVPDPYTADPELKARVVPGTTEKVLFFNLGFLGIEHHESLADWIPVGVDVQVKQLVVVDDNDIARLHDMGLYRQSRIKMLEDMKKVDTKTGAFFNVEALPVGSILAFPVALKQLGWKPFGEPKPNQPYSQELYFGGLESIGFGRCNVTLAGEAFSPQQTETEKQEV, encoded by the coding sequence ATGTATCACAAAGCCTACGGCATTATTGAAACCCAAGCCCCCCTTCATGTGGGTGCTAGTGCGGGAGAAGAAACGGGAAATCTGAACCTAATTTTTCGCGACCAATTTACCCAAACGGGGATGATTCCAGGGAGTTCAATTCGGGGACGATTTCGGGCAGATATGCGGAATCATGCGACGAATAATGGCACGCGATCGCAAACCGAATCTCGCTATAATGATGTGGCGCTTTGGTATGGTCATGAAGCTGTTACTAACCCGAACCAAAAAGATGGCGGGACAACTGAAGCTTTAGTTAAGTTTGAATATGCCTCTTTAGTTTGGTTCCCTGTATTTTCTCCAGGACAACCGATTGTTTGGGTTAGCTGTCCATCCCTGCTCAAACGCTATCAGAAAATTGCTGAAATTAACGCTAAAGTTCCTGATCCGTACACGGCTGATCCGGAGTTAAAAGCCCGTGTTGTCCCCGGAACGACTGAAAAAGTTTTATTCTTTAATCTGGGGTTTTTAGGCATTGAACACCATGAAAGTTTAGCCGATTGGATACCTGTTGGCGTAGATGTGCAGGTCAAGCAATTAGTCGTGGTTGATGACAATGATATCGCCAGGTTGCATGATATGGGATTGTATCGACAAAGCCGGATTAAGATGCTGGAGGATATGAAGAAAGTCGATACGAAAACCGGGGCATTTTTTAATGTGGAGGCGTTACCCGTGGGGAGTATTTTAGCGTTTCCTGTGGCATTAAAACAACTCGGCTGGAAACCCTTTGGAGAACCCAAACCGAATCAGCCTTATTCCCAAGAACTTTATTTTGGTGGGTTGGAATCAATTGGATTTGGTCGCTGCAATGTGACTTTAGCTGGGGAAGCGTTTTCCCCGCAGCAAACTGAGACTGAAAAACAGGAGGTTTAA
- a CDS encoding NUDIX domain-containing protein — MNLELDWLRLGYKWIFNQKYRLHLTGFRPEVICFIQSTDPEKKYLLVQPLQDQSIWMPPQEGMHLEDSPKTASMRCLKTELGLSELQIQFRRSIWVGKRLFPEYRRDERDLMYSVRGWVDKNRMIGKAYFAALIIADSKAIIQPNSAEIHQYQWMNTRELLQQIKTNPPDKQKILRQAWIKLVVRGC; from the coding sequence ATGAACTTAGAATTAGACTGGTTGCGGCTCGGATACAAATGGATTTTTAACCAGAAGTATCGCCTCCATTTAACCGGATTTCGTCCAGAGGTTATTTGTTTCATTCAATCGACTGATCCCGAAAAGAAATATCTGTTAGTGCAGCCCCTTCAGGATCAGTCTATATGGATGCCTCCCCAAGAAGGAATGCATCTAGAAGACAGTCCCAAAACCGCTTCAATGCGCTGCTTGAAGACAGAATTGGGACTAAGCGAATTGCAAATTCAATTTAGACGTAGTATTTGGGTAGGCAAGCGTTTATTCCCGGAATATCGCCGAGACGAACGTGACTTAATGTATTCTGTGCGCGGATGGGTAGACAAAAATAGAATGATAGGAAAAGCTTATTTTGCAGCACTCATCATTGCGGATAGCAAGGCGATAATTCAGCCAAACTCAGCAGAAATCCATCAGTATCAGTGGATGAATACCCGTGAATTGCTCCAGCAAATTAAGACAAATCCCCCAGACAAGCAGAAGATTCTGCGTCAAGCTTGGATCAAATTAGTCGTTAGAGGCTGCTAG
- a CDS encoding DNA polymerase III subunit gamma/tau yields the protein MSYEPLHHKYRPQTFADLVGQEAIAQTLTNAIRQEKVAPAYLFCGPRGTGKTSSARILAKSLNCLTTDKPTPQPCGTCDVCRTIAQGTALDITEIDAASNTGVDNIREIIERAQFAPVQCRYKVYVVDECHMLSSAAFNALLKTLEEPPKHVVFVLATTDPQRVLPTIISRCQRFDFRRIPLAAMVKHLQYIATKESINITTEAITLVAQVAQGGLRDAESLLDQLSLLAGEITVECIWDLVGAVPERDLLALSQAITDNHAQAVLDCCRNLMDRGREPLVVLQNLAGFYRDLLIAKTAPSRQDLVAVTPPTWKQLGELAQSMDTTDILQGQQHLKSSEVQVKNTTQPRLWLEVTLLGLLPDALRVESASNQTRSQQVSQPRKTQPPEPQRRSQPPSPPPAAAPQAPTPQPTASTPETQSPPPVPSSPSSVPPAHQETVPAVPVAEQSADHEQIWQNILDNLGQNSVKALLGQHCNLFSFDGTVAQIGITSKPLLKLAQDKLPNIQAAFQRVYQKDIKVMFKVLGTTSAKPAATNREPVTPSPSKSPSPVEEEDDQDHRKTQRTVIPQPERQIVQPTETLSNQAQETRSVSLPQSSISEPIDTGDWDEEKIKDAVTALEKFFGGNVINLEDELNLPALETSSSAEETKPTISSLQSQSFNETDSITIQNQQTPETTTNNSVPPLQRSDTLEYDENGDIAF from the coding sequence GTGAGTTACGAACCCCTCCATCACAAATATCGCCCTCAGACGTTTGCCGATTTGGTTGGTCAAGAAGCGATCGCGCAAACGCTCACGAATGCTATTCGTCAAGAGAAAGTTGCCCCGGCTTATTTGTTCTGTGGTCCGAGAGGTACGGGAAAAACCTCGTCAGCGCGGATTTTAGCCAAATCCCTTAACTGTCTGACTACCGATAAGCCAACGCCTCAGCCTTGCGGTACTTGTGACGTTTGTCGCACGATCGCTCAAGGAACCGCCCTGGATATCACCGAAATTGACGCGGCGAGTAATACAGGTGTTGATAATATTCGGGAAATCATCGAACGCGCCCAGTTTGCCCCCGTTCAATGTCGCTACAAGGTGTATGTGGTGGATGAATGTCACATGCTCAGTAGTGCGGCGTTCAATGCATTACTCAAAACCCTAGAAGAACCCCCTAAACATGTTGTTTTTGTCTTAGCCACCACCGATCCCCAACGAGTTTTACCCACGATTATTTCTCGCTGTCAACGGTTTGATTTTCGCCGCATTCCCTTGGCGGCAATGGTCAAGCATCTTCAATACATTGCCACCAAAGAAAGTATTAATATTACAACAGAAGCGATTACCTTAGTCGCACAAGTAGCGCAAGGGGGATTACGAGATGCCGAAAGTTTGCTGGATCAACTCAGCTTGTTAGCCGGAGAAATAACGGTTGAATGTATTTGGGATTTAGTCGGGGCAGTACCGGAACGAGACTTATTAGCACTGAGCCAAGCAATCACGGATAATCATGCTCAAGCCGTTCTCGACTGTTGCCGCAATTTAATGGATCGGGGACGAGAACCCTTAGTTGTGCTGCAAAATTTAGCTGGATTTTATCGGGATTTACTAATTGCGAAAACCGCACCCAGTCGTCAAGATTTAGTCGCGGTTACACCGCCAACCTGGAAACAGTTAGGCGAGTTAGCTCAATCGATGGATACGACGGATATTTTACAGGGACAACAACATTTAAAAAGCAGTGAAGTCCAGGTAAAAAACACAACCCAACCGCGCCTCTGGTTAGAAGTGACTTTGTTAGGTTTATTACCCGACGCATTGCGCGTAGAATCGGCAAGTAATCAGACGCGATCGCAACAGGTTAGTCAACCTAGAAAAACCCAGCCACCAGAACCTCAACGCCGTTCTCAACCTCCCTCTCCACCCCCTGCGGCTGCACCTCAAGCGCCAACCCCTCAACCCACTGCCTCAACCCCTGAGACTCAATCACCCCCGCCAGTCCCATCCTCGCCATCCTCTGTGCCACCTGCTCATCAGGAAACCGTACCTGCCGTTCCTGTTGCAGAACAATCGGCGGATCACGAACAAATTTGGCAAAATATTCTTGACAATTTAGGACAAAATAGTGTCAAAGCATTATTAGGTCAGCATTGTAATTTATTTAGTTTTGATGGAACCGTAGCGCAGATCGGAATTACATCTAAACCATTGTTGAAACTAGCACAAGATAAACTGCCCAATATTCAAGCTGCCTTTCAAAGGGTTTATCAGAAAGACATCAAAGTCATGTTCAAAGTTCTTGGAACCACATCGGCTAAACCCGCAGCGACAAATCGGGAACCTGTTACACCATCGCCGTCTAAATCGCCGTCACCTGTAGAAGAGGAAGACGATCAGGATCATAGAAAAACTCAAAGAACTGTTATTCCCCAACCGGAACGTCAAATAGTCCAACCGACTGAAACTTTGTCTAATCAGGCGCAGGAAACTCGATCCGTTTCTCTACCTCAATCTTCGATATCAGAACCTATAGATACTGGAGACTGGGATGAGGAGAAAATTAAAGATGCTGTAACTGCCCTAGAGAAATTTTTTGGTGGTAATGTGATTAATCTAGAGGATGAATTGAATCTGCCTGCATTGGAGACGAGTTCATCCGCTGAGGAAACCAAGCCAACAATATCTTCGCTTCAATCTCAGTCGTTTAATGAGACAGATTCAATCACCATTCAAAATCAGCAAACACCAGAGACAACAACCAATAATTCGGTTCCACCATTACAGCGATCGGATACCTTGGAATACGATGAAAATGGTGATATTGCGTTTTAA
- the rnhA gene encoding ribonuclease HI: protein MPVTRQIKSVYTDGACSGNPGPGGWGTVVYFTDGSVHEIGGATAKTTNNRMELLAAIEALILVQGSGQTQPITLYTDSEYVKNGITKWIKGWKKKGWKTSQGKAVLNQDLWEKLDAVNSPLVTWQYVRGHSGNQGNERCDQIANAFANGKSPKLTQVLEEVNHSTSPTLPQKTPVTGVSDEKTTFDVVYKDVPSSLPTSETPMIEIPDSPNNSNDELPREIRVAQLGNLIETLRIADEIASEGYLISSSELADLMDINASAVTSRGDHWPWRNWIVSRVRREGNQILWQLERVDQVKSGDEE, encoded by the coding sequence ATGCCTGTAACTCGTCAAATCAAAAGTGTTTATACCGATGGCGCATGTAGTGGCAATCCAGGACCCGGTGGCTGGGGTACGGTTGTGTATTTTACCGATGGTTCTGTGCATGAAATAGGGGGGGCTACGGCAAAAACCACCAATAACCGTATGGAACTCTTAGCCGCGATTGAAGCCCTGATCCTGGTTCAGGGATCTGGACAAACTCAGCCGATTACCCTCTATACCGATAGTGAATACGTCAAGAACGGCATTACCAAATGGATTAAGGGCTGGAAAAAGAAAGGCTGGAAAACCTCTCAAGGAAAAGCCGTTTTAAATCAAGATTTATGGGAAAAACTCGATGCGGTCAATTCTCCCCTAGTCACTTGGCAGTATGTACGGGGACACAGTGGCAACCAAGGCAACGAGCGTTGTGATCAAATTGCCAATGCCTTTGCCAACGGTAAATCCCCTAAGCTAACACAAGTCCTAGAAGAAGTGAATCATTCCACCTCTCCCACTTTACCCCAGAAGACACCCGTAACAGGGGTATCAGATGAAAAGACCACTTTTGATGTAGTTTACAAAGATGTACCATCGAGCCTTCCTACATCAGAAACACCCATGATAGAAATACCGGATTCACCAAACAATTCCAATGACGAGTTACCCCGCGAAATTAGAGTTGCCCAACTGGGAAACTTAATCGAGACCCTACGCATTGCTGATGAAATCGCCAGTGAGGGCTATCTGATTAGTAGTTCTGAACTAGCTGATTTAATGGATATCAATGCCAGTGCCGTTACCAGTCGGGGTGATCATTGGCCCTGGCGCAACTGGATTGTCTCGCGAGTGCGGCGTGAAGGCAACCAGATTCTCTGGCAATTAGAACGAGTAGACCAAGTTAAGTCGGGTGATGAAGAGTGA